The Vibrio chagasii genome includes a region encoding these proteins:
- a CDS encoding histone deacetylase family protein, with the protein MIPLIYHPIYSQLPLPEGHRYPINKYQLLHSAVEALMDSDPLWKSKFEVFQPKPVSVEQVKQVHDSDYVDLLVSGSLPAAKMRRIGFPWSEQLIERTLYSSGGTCLAADMAIESGLAIHLSGGYHHAHHDFGSGFCLLNDLVLAAKHALTFEQVDKVLIVDSDVHHGDGTATLCQESDEIITLSFHCDKNFPARKPLSDLDVPLNRETEDEEFLRCFEQVTKLAIAHHQPDLIIYDAGVDIHQDDELGYLNVSTQGIFERDCFMINQAKSESIPMACVVGGGYRTQHQDLVPIHMQLLKAALAADS; encoded by the coding sequence ATGATTCCTTTAATTTACCACCCAATTTATTCGCAGCTGCCTTTACCAGAAGGCCATCGTTACCCAATCAACAAATACCAGTTGTTACATAGTGCAGTTGAAGCGTTAATGGATAGCGATCCACTCTGGAAGAGTAAGTTTGAAGTGTTCCAACCAAAGCCGGTGTCGGTTGAACAAGTCAAACAGGTCCACGATAGTGACTATGTCGATTTACTTGTCTCTGGTAGTTTGCCGGCCGCGAAGATGAGACGTATTGGGTTTCCTTGGAGCGAACAGCTGATTGAAAGGACGCTCTATTCAAGCGGCGGAACCTGCTTAGCAGCTGACATGGCCATTGAGAGTGGTTTGGCAATTCACTTGAGCGGAGGCTATCACCACGCGCACCATGATTTCGGCAGCGGATTTTGTTTGTTGAATGATCTGGTGTTGGCAGCGAAGCATGCACTTACCTTTGAACAGGTTGATAAGGTGCTGATCGTAGACAGTGACGTACACCATGGCGATGGTACGGCGACACTCTGTCAAGAGAGCGATGAGATCATCACTTTGTCTTTCCACTGCGATAAAAACTTCCCTGCAAGAAAGCCATTATCGGATCTGGATGTGCCACTAAATCGCGAAACGGAAGATGAAGAGTTTCTGCGTTGTTTTGAGCAAGTGACTAAGCTGGCGATTGCGCATCACCAACCTGATTTGATCATTTATGATGCAGGTGTCGATATCCACCAAGATGACGAGTTGGGTTACTTGAATGTATCGACGCAAGGGATCTTTGAACGAGATTGCTTCATGATTAACCAAGCAAAATCAGAGTCTATCCCGATGGCGTGTGTTGTTGGGGGAGGCTATCGCACTCAGCACCAAGATTTGGTACCGATTCACATGCAGCTTTTGAAAGCAGCACTAGCAGCGGATAGTTGA
- a CDS encoding NAD(P)H nitroreductase has protein sequence MDALDLLLNRRSIAKLSDPAPEGVALENIIKAGLRAPDHGALTPWRFVIAQGSGLQKLSDILVRAAEAEESEEAVIEKVKKAPFRAPMVITVIAKVTEHEKVPAIEQHLSAGCAAQAMQMAAVAQGFQGFWRSGKWMFHPEVHQAFGLEGDDEIVGFLYLGTPGCTPMKVPERDFSKFVEFL, from the coding sequence ATGGATGCTTTGGATCTACTGCTCAACCGACGCTCTATCGCAAAACTCTCTGATCCGGCACCTGAAGGTGTCGCGTTAGAAAACATCATCAAAGCGGGATTACGAGCTCCTGACCACGGTGCACTAACACCATGGCGCTTTGTTATCGCACAAGGTTCAGGGCTACAGAAGCTATCTGACATCTTGGTTCGTGCTGCTGAAGCGGAAGAAAGCGAAGAAGCGGTGATTGAGAAAGTGAAAAAGGCGCCGTTCCGTGCTCCTATGGTAATTACTGTCATCGCGAAAGTAACCGAGCACGAGAAAGTACCAGCGATTGAACAACATCTTTCTGCAGGTTGTGCGGCGCAAGCAATGCAAATGGCGGCTGTCGCTCAAGGTTTCCAAGGCTTTTGGCGCTCAGGTAAATGGATGTTCCACCCAGAAGTTCATCAAGCATTCGGTCTAGAAGGCGATGACGAAATTGTTGGCTTCCTATACCTAGGTACGCCGGGCTGTACACCAATGAAAGTACCAGAGCGCGACTTCTCTAAGTTTGTTGAGTTCCTATAA
- the sppA gene encoding signal peptide peptidase SppA, whose amino-acid sequence MKKIFKFIGMIFKGIWKLITFIRVALVNLIFLLSIAVIYFVYFHSDTAQPTVPQQSALVLNLSGPIVEQSRYINPMDSVTGSLLGKELPKENILFDIVETIRYAKDDDNVTGIVLALKELPETNLTKLRYIAKALNEFKASGKPIYAVGDFYNQSQYYLASYATKVYMSPDGGVLLKGYSAYSLYYKTLLEKLDVNTHVFRVGTYKSAIEPFIRDDMSDAAKESASRWLGQLWSAYVDDVSHNRQIDAKTLNPSMDTFLKELESVDGNIAKLAEKLGLVDELATRQQVRLELADVFGSDGQDSYNALGYYEYRATMLPDMNSQSHDVAVIVASGAIMDGKQPRGTVGGDTTAALLRQARNDDKVKAVVLRVDSPGGSAFASEVIRNEIEAIKQAGKPVVVSMSSLAASGGYWISMGADKILAQPTTLTGSIGIFSVITTFEKGLNDIGVYTDGVGTSPFSGLGITTGLTDGAKDAFQMGIEHGYRRFIGLVGENREMGVDAVDKIAQGRVWTGQDAMQNGLVDEIGDFDDAIAAAASLAELESYNIYWVEEPLSATEQFIQEFMNQVQMSIGLDIQSMIPSSLQPVTQQLAQDSQLLSNFNDPQGRYAFCLNCQVQ is encoded by the coding sequence ATGAAAAAAATATTCAAATTTATAGGCATGATCTTCAAAGGGATTTGGAAGCTGATTACGTTTATACGTGTTGCGCTTGTTAACTTAATCTTCTTACTTAGTATCGCCGTTATCTACTTTGTTTACTTCCACTCAGACACTGCACAACCAACTGTGCCTCAACAATCAGCTTTAGTGCTTAACCTGTCGGGTCCGATTGTTGAACAAAGTCGCTATATTAACCCAATGGACTCCGTCACTGGCTCGCTGCTTGGTAAGGAGCTGCCAAAAGAAAACATTCTTTTTGATATCGTTGAAACGATTCGCTACGCCAAAGACGATGACAATGTAACTGGTATTGTTTTGGCACTTAAAGAACTGCCAGAGACCAACCTAACTAAGCTGCGCTACATTGCAAAAGCCTTGAATGAGTTTAAAGCTTCAGGGAAGCCAATTTATGCGGTAGGTGACTTCTACAACCAAAGCCAATACTACCTAGCAAGCTACGCAACTAAGGTATATATGTCGCCTGATGGTGGTGTACTTCTTAAAGGTTACAGCGCCTACTCGCTTTACTACAAAACCTTATTAGAGAAGCTTGATGTGAACACTCATGTGTTCCGCGTGGGTACTTACAAATCCGCTATTGAACCCTTCATTCGTGACGACATGTCTGACGCAGCAAAAGAGTCGGCATCACGTTGGTTAGGCCAACTATGGAGTGCTTACGTTGACGATGTGAGCCACAACCGCCAAATTGATGCGAAGACGCTCAACCCAAGCATGGACACTTTCTTAAAAGAGCTTGAGTCTGTCGATGGTAACATCGCTAAACTAGCAGAAAAGCTTGGCTTAGTAGATGAGCTAGCCACTCGCCAGCAAGTTCGACTAGAGCTCGCAGATGTGTTCGGCAGTGATGGTCAAGACAGTTACAACGCGCTTGGCTACTACGAGTACCGTGCAACCATGCTTCCAGACATGAACAGTCAATCACACGATGTTGCTGTAATTGTTGCTAGCGGCGCTATTATGGATGGCAAACAGCCACGTGGCACAGTGGGTGGCGATACAACCGCGGCTCTACTTCGCCAAGCTCGTAACGATGACAAAGTTAAAGCCGTCGTTCTTCGAGTGGATAGCCCTGGCGGCAGCGCATTTGCTTCAGAGGTCATTCGCAATGAAATAGAAGCAATTAAGCAAGCGGGTAAACCTGTTGTTGTTTCAATGTCTAGCCTTGCCGCTTCTGGCGGTTACTGGATCTCTATGGGCGCAGACAAGATCCTTGCTCAACCAACAACGTTAACTGGCTCGATTGGTATTTTCAGTGTCATCACTACCTTCGAAAAAGGTTTGAACGACATTGGCGTTTACACGGATGGCGTTGGCACATCACCTTTCTCTGGCCTTGGTATCACGACCGGCTTAACTGATGGTGCTAAAGATGCATTCCAGATGGGTATCGAACATGGCTACCGCCGATTCATCGGTCTAGTTGGAGAAAACCGTGAAATGGGTGTTGATGCGGTCGATAAAATTGCTCAAGGCCGCGTATGGACAGGCCAAGACGCTATGCAAAATGGTCTAGTCGATGAAATTGGTGACTTCGATGATGCGATTGCAGCCGCCGCTTCACTTGCAGAACTCGAAAGCTACAACATCTACTGGGTAGAAGAGCCACTTTCAGCTACTGAGCAGTTTATTCAAGAATTTATGAACCAAGTTCAGATGTCGATTGGTCTTGATATTCAGTCAATGATACCAAGCAGTTTACAGCCTGTTACGCAGCAGTTAGCTCAAGATAGCCAACTATTAAGCAACTTTAACGACCCACAAGGCCGTTACGCTTTTTGCTTAAACTGCCAAGTTCAATAA
- a CDS encoding YeaC family protein translates to MDAEQLLSAMTPEVYERLTYAVETGKWPEGTALSKEQRDSCMQAVMLYQSKHNSEAQHMTIAAGGEISFKSKSELKKQFKSDQEDIVRVNPNH, encoded by the coding sequence ATGGATGCAGAACAACTTCTTAGCGCAATGACACCCGAGGTCTACGAACGTTTAACCTACGCAGTTGAAACGGGTAAATGGCCAGAAGGAACAGCGCTTTCTAAAGAGCAGCGCGATTCGTGTATGCAGGCGGTTATGTTATACCAATCTAAACATAACTCTGAAGCTCAACACATGACAATTGCCGCTGGTGGCGAAATTAGCTTTAAGTCTAAATCTGAACTCAAGAAACAGTTTAAGTCAGATCAAGAAGATATTGTGAGAGTTAACCCAAATCATTAG
- a CDS encoding SDR family oxidoreductase, whose product MSVIFITGANRAIGLSLTQQYLKDNHTVYATYRDTSSANELLSLAEHHSNLTCIQLDITDYQATSRLPNQLQPIDILINNAGYYGPKGYGLGNTNVEEWRRVFEVNTIAPLKLVETLLPMLEASEVKKIACLSSRVGSMAENTSGGGYIYRSSKAALNSVVKSLSNDLTSNGFTVLALHPGWVQTEMGGPNALIDTDTSASGLIKVIESARTEVSGHFFNFDGSEIDW is encoded by the coding sequence ATGAGCGTTATTTTTATTACTGGAGCAAACCGAGCCATTGGTTTAAGCCTAACTCAGCAATATCTGAAAGACAATCACACCGTTTACGCTACCTATCGTGATACCTCATCAGCGAATGAGTTACTGTCACTCGCAGAACATCACAGCAACTTGACCTGCATTCAACTAGACATCACTGATTACCAAGCCACCAGCAGGCTACCCAATCAACTCCAGCCCATTGATATTCTAATTAACAATGCAGGCTATTACGGCCCTAAAGGTTATGGACTGGGTAACACCAACGTAGAAGAGTGGCGACGCGTTTTTGAGGTCAACACTATTGCGCCATTGAAGCTAGTTGAAACACTTCTCCCTATGCTAGAAGCCAGTGAAGTGAAAAAGATAGCTTGCTTGTCTTCTCGAGTTGGCAGCATGGCAGAAAACACCTCTGGCGGAGGCTACATCTATCGTTCTTCTAAAGCGGCTCTCAACTCAGTAGTTAAAAGTCTAAGCAACGATCTAACCAGTAACGGCTTCACGGTCTTGGCACTGCACCCAGGTTGGGTACAGACAGAAATGGGTGGTCCTAATGCTCTTATTGATACAGACACTTCAGCGTCTGGTCTTATTAAAGTCATCGAATCTGCCAGAACTGAAGTAAGTGGTCACTTCTTCAATTTCGATGGCAGTGAAATAGACTGGTAG
- the ansA gene encoding asparaginase, with protein MERKHIYIAYTGGTIGMQKSHDHGYVPVAGFMDKQLASMPEFHRPEMPEYTIHEYSPLMDSSDMTPLDWQTIADDIRANYDKYDGFVILHGTDTMAYTASALSFMLENLGKPVIVTGSQIPLAELRSDGQANLLNALHIAANYPINEVTLFFNNKLMRGNRSTKSHADGFNAFTSPNLNPLLEAGINIQLSNNVVVNEQPEGEFKVHNITPQPIGVITMYPGISHEVIRNTLLQPVNAMILLTFGVGNAPQNPELLQHLKDASERGVIVVNLTQCLAGKVNMGGYATGCALAEAGVVSGYDMTPEAALAKLHYLLSQNLSYEEVKTQMQQVLRGEMSL; from the coding sequence ATGGAAAGAAAACACATCTATATCGCGTACACCGGCGGCACAATCGGCATGCAAAAATCGCATGATCACGGCTATGTCCCTGTTGCTGGATTCATGGATAAACAGCTTGCTAGTATGCCTGAATTCCATCGCCCAGAGATGCCTGAGTACACCATCCACGAATACTCGCCATTGATGGACTCTTCAGACATGACGCCACTTGATTGGCAGACTATCGCTGATGACATCCGCGCGAACTACGACAAATACGATGGTTTCGTTATCCTGCACGGTACTGACACTATGGCGTACACCGCTTCTGCGTTGTCTTTCATGCTAGAAAACCTTGGCAAACCTGTGATTGTAACCGGCTCTCAGATCCCACTTGCTGAGCTACGTTCTGACGGCCAAGCAAACCTATTGAATGCACTACACATCGCAGCGAACTACCCAATCAATGAAGTGACACTGTTCTTCAACAACAAATTGATGCGTGGTAACCGCAGCACTAAATCACATGCTGATGGCTTCAATGCGTTTACCTCTCCAAACCTTAACCCGCTGTTGGAAGCTGGTATCAATATCCAGCTAAGCAACAACGTTGTAGTCAACGAGCAACCTGAAGGTGAGTTCAAGGTTCATAACATTACACCGCAACCAATCGGCGTAATCACTATGTACCCAGGCATCTCACACGAAGTGATCCGTAACACGTTACTACAACCTGTTAACGCGATGATCCTGCTTACTTTTGGTGTTGGTAATGCACCACAAAACCCAGAGCTACTTCAGCACCTAAAAGACGCATCAGAGCGCGGTGTTATCGTGGTAAATCTAACCCAATGTTTAGCCGGTAAAGTAAACATGGGTGGTTACGCGACGGGTTGTGCACTTGCTGAAGCAGGTGTGGTCAGTGGTTATGATATGACACCAGAAGCGGCATTAGCGAAACTTCATTACCTATTAAGCCAAAACCTAAGCTACGAAGAAGTGAAAACTCAGATGCAGCAAGTACTGCGTGGTGAGATGAGCTTGTAA
- a CDS encoding NADPH-dependent 2,4-dienoyl-CoA reductase, with amino-acid sequence MSAMYPHLLEPLDLGFTQLRNRVLMGSMHTGLEEHKEGLHKLAAFYEERAKGGVGLIVTGGFSPNLRGRLSPFSAEFSKVKHAKAHQVVTEAVHKHGGKIALQLLHAGRYAMHPFAQSASGIKAPIAKFAPSEMSPRQIKKTINAFANSAELAQVAGYDGIEIMGSEGYLINQFICKRTNMRYDEWGGSYEKRMRFPLEIVKSIREAVGDDFIIIFRLSMLDLVEQGSTFEDVVLLAQKLEEAGVTIINTGIGWHEARIPTIATQVPRGAFSWVTEKVKPHVSIPVITCNRINTPEEAERIISSGQADMVSMARPFLADPDFVNKAAQDQAQFINTCIGCNQACLDNVFKGKRASCLVNPRACYETEIVVQPAPATKTIAVVGAGPAGLACATTLAQRGHKVDLLEKNDRIGGQFRLAMQIPGKEEFRETIRYFANQIDASGVNLKLDTEATFEMLLKYDEVVMAAGVEPRKLNIEGIEHENVVDYQTLIREKTPVGEKVAIVGAGGIGVDVATMLTEPTSHSLDDWLHEWGIDKNMEHPGGLYPYPDSFSDKTVWVMQRKAGRVGKGPGKTTGWIHKRTLEKRGVNLLGGVSYNKIDDQGLHISVGKQDQVLDADSVIVCAGQVSVRPFEDMWQEFGGKLHVIGGADYAGELDAVRAIRQGVELAIKL; translated from the coding sequence ATGTCTGCCATGTACCCACATTTACTTGAACCACTCGATCTTGGATTTACTCAGTTACGAAACCGTGTATTGATGGGATCAATGCACACAGGTTTAGAAGAGCACAAAGAAGGCCTGCATAAACTCGCTGCGTTTTACGAAGAGCGAGCAAAAGGAGGCGTTGGCCTAATTGTTACAGGTGGCTTTTCTCCGAACTTACGTGGCAGGTTATCTCCGTTTAGTGCTGAATTCAGCAAAGTTAAGCACGCAAAAGCACACCAAGTTGTTACCGAAGCGGTACATAAGCACGGTGGGAAAATTGCGTTGCAGCTACTGCACGCTGGTCGATACGCAATGCACCCATTCGCGCAAAGTGCTTCGGGTATAAAAGCACCAATCGCCAAGTTTGCGCCAAGTGAAATGAGCCCTCGCCAAATCAAAAAGACCATCAATGCCTTTGCCAACAGTGCAGAGCTTGCTCAAGTTGCAGGCTACGACGGCATTGAAATCATGGGCTCTGAAGGCTACTTGATTAACCAATTCATCTGTAAGCGTACCAACATGCGTTACGACGAGTGGGGCGGTTCTTATGAAAAGCGTATGCGTTTCCCGCTAGAGATCGTGAAATCGATTCGCGAAGCCGTGGGCGATGATTTCATTATTATCTTCCGACTGTCGATGCTGGATTTGGTTGAGCAAGGCAGCACCTTTGAAGATGTTGTGTTATTGGCTCAAAAGCTTGAAGAGGCGGGCGTTACCATTATCAATACAGGTATTGGTTGGCACGAAGCGCGCATTCCGACTATCGCGACACAAGTACCACGTGGCGCCTTCTCTTGGGTTACTGAGAAAGTGAAGCCGCATGTCTCTATTCCAGTGATTACATGTAACCGTATTAATACTCCGGAAGAAGCAGAACGTATTATCAGCTCCGGTCAGGCCGACATGGTCTCCATGGCTCGACCTTTCTTGGCTGACCCTGATTTCGTTAACAAAGCCGCACAAGACCAAGCCCAGTTCATTAACACCTGTATCGGTTGTAACCAAGCGTGCCTTGATAACGTGTTCAAAGGGAAACGTGCGAGCTGTTTGGTTAACCCACGAGCTTGTTATGAGACTGAAATTGTTGTTCAACCCGCGCCAGCTACTAAGACGATTGCGGTAGTGGGTGCTGGCCCTGCAGGCTTGGCTTGTGCGACAACATTGGCGCAGCGCGGCCACAAGGTAGACTTGCTAGAGAAGAACGATCGTATCGGTGGTCAGTTTAGACTGGCAATGCAAATCCCAGGCAAAGAAGAATTTAGAGAAACGATTCGTTATTTTGCTAACCAAATCGATGCATCAGGCGTGAATCTGAAGCTGGATACTGAAGCCACGTTTGAGATGCTGCTCAAGTACGATGAAGTGGTGATGGCGGCGGGTGTAGAGCCAAGAAAACTGAATATCGAAGGCATTGAGCACGAGAACGTGGTCGATTACCAAACCTTAATTCGCGAAAAGACACCAGTAGGCGAAAAGGTCGCGATTGTTGGTGCTGGTGGTATTGGGGTCGATGTGGCAACTATGCTCACCGAGCCAACGTCACACAGTCTAGACGATTGGCTGCATGAGTGGGGCATTGATAAGAATATGGAACACCCAGGTGGTCTGTATCCTTACCCGGATTCATTCAGTGACAAAACGGTTTGGGTGATGCAGCGCAAAGCGGGTCGTGTTGGTAAAGGCCCTGGCAAGACCACAGGTTGGATTCACAAACGCACACTAGAAAAGCGTGGTGTGAATCTGTTGGGGGGTGTGAGCTACAACAAGATTGATGACCAAGGTTTGCATATCAGCGTTGGTAAGCAAGATCAGGTATTAGATGCCGATTCCGTTATCGTGTGTGCAGGTCAAGTATCGGTGAGACCATTCGAAGATATGTGGCAAGAGTTCGGTGGCAAACTACACGTGATTGGTGGTGCTGATTATGCTGGTGAGCTAGATGCTGTGCGCGCTATCCGTCAAGGTGTTGAACTAGCGATTAAGTTATAG
- a CDS encoding DNA topoisomerase III — MSRLIIAEKPSLGRAIAAALPNPQKKDQGFIKCGNGDVVTWCIGHLLEQVEPDAYDERYKKWNLADLPIVPEQWQLRPRKTSSKQLTVIRKLLKDATQIVHAGDPDREGQLLVDEVIDYCKVSKAKKESMERLLISDLNLPAVKRALSQMRSNRDFIPLSVSALARSRADWLYGMNMTRAYTLLGQKAGYQGVLSVGRVQTPVLGLVVRRDEEIENFIPKDYFTLHALIPYQNNGQSFDIRARWKPSEACKPWQDEEGRVLNRKLVENVAQRIANQPATVTESEQKQSKQAAPLPYSLSALQIDASKRFGMSAQQVLDTCQSLYEKHKLITYPRSDSRYLPKEHYSQRESIVDAIANNAKELQSGAQGADLSLKSKAWNDSKVDAHHAIIPTPKKSSVNGLSANEMKIYQQIARQYLMQFYPPAVFADAKLVFDIAGGVFIAKGRQLINPGWKVLMGKTDTEEKGDGTDTVPPLDKGTVLTCREGVIGDKKTEPPKHFTEATLLQAMTGIARFVANKDLKAILKETDGLGTEATRAGILDTLFKRQLLTRQGKSIHSSPAGRGLIHALPEDSTFPDMTAHWEHQLQGMAERNQAYQPFMQALESKIDGLMGRVKIGEVPESLRHLPKVERPAFKRRKGGGTKKSYAKKGTYAKKGASAKKGS, encoded by the coding sequence ATGTCTCGCCTTATTATTGCTGAAAAACCAAGCCTTGGCCGCGCGATCGCCGCTGCACTGCCTAATCCACAGAAGAAAGACCAAGGGTTCATCAAATGTGGTAATGGTGATGTAGTGACTTGGTGTATTGGACACTTATTGGAACAGGTTGAGCCAGACGCTTATGACGAACGTTACAAGAAATGGAACTTGGCCGATTTACCTATCGTGCCTGAGCAGTGGCAGCTAAGACCTCGTAAGACATCGAGCAAACAGCTCACGGTGATCCGAAAGCTATTGAAGGATGCCACTCAAATTGTTCACGCCGGAGACCCTGATAGAGAAGGGCAGCTACTGGTTGATGAAGTGATCGATTACTGCAAAGTCTCTAAAGCTAAGAAAGAGTCGATGGAAAGACTGCTTATCAGCGACTTAAACTTACCTGCAGTAAAGCGTGCACTCTCTCAAATGCGCAGCAATCGCGATTTTATTCCTCTTTCTGTTTCAGCATTGGCCCGCTCTAGAGCCGATTGGCTGTATGGTATGAACATGACTCGAGCTTATACCTTGCTTGGACAAAAAGCCGGTTATCAAGGCGTATTGTCGGTAGGGCGTGTGCAGACACCAGTACTTGGTTTAGTGGTGAGACGTGATGAAGAGATCGAAAACTTCATTCCCAAAGATTACTTCACTTTGCATGCCTTGATTCCTTACCAAAATAACGGGCAGAGCTTTGATATTCGTGCTCGCTGGAAACCAAGTGAAGCCTGTAAGCCGTGGCAAGACGAAGAAGGCCGTGTACTCAACCGAAAGTTGGTTGAAAACGTCGCTCAGAGAATCGCAAACCAACCTGCAACTGTCACAGAGTCAGAGCAGAAGCAAAGTAAACAAGCAGCGCCACTTCCTTACTCTCTGTCTGCCTTGCAGATTGATGCCTCCAAACGTTTTGGCATGAGTGCTCAGCAGGTGTTGGACACCTGTCAGTCTTTATATGAGAAGCACAAGCTTATCACTTACCCACGCTCCGATAGCCGCTACCTTCCTAAAGAGCACTACTCTCAGCGAGAATCAATTGTAGACGCCATCGCCAATAATGCGAAAGAGCTACAAAGTGGTGCGCAAGGTGCAGACCTCTCACTGAAATCAAAAGCATGGAACGACAGTAAGGTTGATGCTCACCACGCAATCATCCCAACACCGAAGAAATCATCGGTGAATGGTTTGTCTGCCAATGAGATGAAAATCTATCAACAAATTGCTCGCCAGTATCTGATGCAGTTCTACCCACCGGCTGTGTTTGCGGATGCTAAATTGGTTTTTGATATCGCTGGTGGTGTGTTCATCGCGAAAGGGCGTCAGCTTATCAACCCGGGTTGGAAAGTGTTGATGGGTAAAACCGACACCGAAGAGAAAGGTGATGGCACTGATACAGTTCCACCGCTAGATAAAGGAACCGTGTTGACCTGCCGTGAAGGGGTCATTGGCGATAAGAAAACCGAACCACCAAAGCATTTCACGGAAGCGACATTGCTTCAAGCGATGACAGGTATCGCGCGTTTTGTCGCGAACAAGGACCTGAAAGCTATTTTGAAAGAGACTGATGGTCTTGGAACAGAGGCGACTCGTGCGGGCATTCTGGATACGCTTTTCAAAAGGCAACTGCTAACGCGCCAGGGTAAGAGTATTCATAGTAGCCCTGCAGGTAGAGGTTTGATTCATGCCCTACCTGAGGATTCGACCTTTCCGGACATGACGGCACACTGGGAACACCAGTTACAGGGCATGGCCGAGCGTAACCAAGCGTATCAACCTTTCATGCAAGCGCTGGAAAGCAAGATTGATGGCCTAATGGGGCGAGTGAAAATAGGGGAAGTGCCGGAATCGCTTCGTCATCTCCCTAAAGTTGAGAGACCCGCTTTTAAACGTCGCAAAGGTGGCGGTACGAAGAAGTCTTATGCCAAGAAAGGTACCTATGCCAAGAAAGGCGCTTCAGCTAAAAAAGGATCTTAA
- a CDS encoding DUF3080 domain-containing protein encodes MNLRLLTNFVRRSLLILITVVLGGCFGEGPGDLFDDYQTKVARVQDAEELKQDWEFEGLPRKRELLLNVPSVSIGLIDSYQLRQCGLFNLIAERNSVLGKVADEFRNYDYQVALLEGVGKCLSSDELDPEIIELLRRIEQQKLAQFPLHQWNLIYASDAMQSQLRGSQWLRHDIAQQVRQTSDALEHLNHSLNTPLVSGKTTEVQEVLEKSSTLGDLYYSLARASVELDTITEQLTTFDANIICGKQRDTTKFRYLNNVFEQQYIGKVQPYMAQLDGYYQQLAPQLAIFDAQPELHSYYFPIQDTHQAFRASTRRHVEYWQQLFKRCGRKVGR; translated from the coding sequence ATGAATCTTCGCCTTCTTACAAACTTCGTACGACGCTCACTACTGATTTTAATCACCGTGGTGCTCGGAGGGTGTTTTGGGGAAGGTCCTGGAGACTTGTTCGATGACTATCAAACCAAGGTAGCCAGAGTGCAAGATGCTGAAGAGCTCAAACAAGACTGGGAGTTTGAGGGGTTGCCAAGAAAGCGAGAGTTATTGCTAAACGTCCCCTCTGTTTCTATTGGGCTCATCGACAGCTATCAACTTCGCCAATGTGGGCTTTTCAACCTGATTGCTGAGCGTAACTCAGTGCTCGGAAAAGTCGCGGACGAATTCCGCAATTACGATTATCAAGTTGCTCTACTCGAAGGCGTAGGCAAGTGCTTATCCAGTGATGAGCTAGACCCAGAAATCATCGAACTCTTGAGACGGATCGAGCAACAGAAGCTCGCTCAGTTTCCGCTCCATCAATGGAACCTGATTTATGCTAGCGATGCCATGCAGTCACAGCTGCGCGGTAGTCAGTGGCTACGTCATGATATTGCTCAACAAGTAAGACAGACGAGCGACGCCTTGGAGCATCTTAACCATTCGTTAAATACACCACTTGTTTCGGGCAAAACCACAGAGGTGCAAGAGGTGTTAGAGAAGAGCTCTACCCTTGGGGATCTGTATTATTCGCTTGCGCGCGCGTCGGTTGAACTCGATACCATCACCGAGCAACTCACTACTTTTGATGCCAATATCATCTGCGGAAAACAACGCGACACCACTAAGTTCCGTTACCTCAACAACGTATTCGAACAACAGTATATTGGCAAAGTACAGCCGTATATGGCGCAACTGGATGGCTACTATCAACAGCTCGCTCCGCAGCTGGCAATATTTGATGCTCAGCCAGAACTGCACAGCTACTACTTCCCCATCCAAGACACGCACCAAGCCTTTCGTGCATCAACGCGTCGCCATGTTGAGTATTGGCAACAGTTATTTAAGCGCTGTGGGCGTAAAGTCGGACGCTAA